One genomic window of Lepeophtheirus salmonis chromosome 5, UVic_Lsal_1.4, whole genome shotgun sequence includes the following:
- the Art1 gene encoding protein arginine N-methyltransferase 1 isoform X2 — protein sequence MSVVTTEERMEHSDVCPKTEKKIEELSSEEMTSKDYYFDSYAHFGIHEEMLKDEVRTLTYRSSMWHNKHLFKDKIVLDVGCGTGILSMFAAKAGAKHVYGVDMSGIVEHAKEIVSANKLSEKITVIRGKVEEITLPVDKVDIIISEWMGYCLFYESMLDTVLYARDKWLDKSTGLMFPDRATLYVTAIEDRQYKDEKINWWDDVYGFDMSCIRQVAIQEPLVDVVDRNQVVTNSCLIKEIDIQTCTKEDIPFKSPFNLQVKRNDYIQALVTFFNIEFTKCHKRTGFSTAPEAPYTHWKQTVFYLQDYITCKKGEELFGEFSMRPNDRNKRDMDFEVNVDFKGELCQVKEANTYRMR from the exons ATGTCTGTG GTAACGACGGAAGAAAGGATGGAGCACTCTGATGTCTGTCCCAAAACAGAGAAGAAAATCGAGGAGTTAAGTTCCGAGGAAATGACTTCGAAGGATTACTACTTTGATTCTTATGCGCATTTTGGGATTCACGAAGAAATGTTGAAAGACGAAGTTCGAACCCTGACATACAGGAGCTCAATGTGGCACAACAAACACTTATTCAAA gataagattgtattagatgTGGGTTGTGGCACAGGGATCCTATCAATGTTTGCAGCAAAAGCTGGAGCCAAACATGTATATGGTGTAGATATGTCAGGAATTGTTGAACATGCCAAAGAAATTGTATCTGCTAACAAATTATCCGAGAAAATTACGGTTATTAGAGGTAAAGTTGAGGAAATAACACTTCCTGTGGACAAGGTTGATATCATCATTAGCGAATGGATGGGTTACTGTTTGTTCTACGAGTCTATGTTGGATACTGTTTTGTACGCTAG gGACAAATGGTTGGATAAGTCAACAGGCCTGATGTTCCCTGACAGAGCTACTCTTTATGTGACTGCTATTGAAGATCGCCAGTATAAGGACGAAAAAATTAACTGGTGGGATGATGTCTATGGCTTTGACATGTCTTGTATAAGACAAGTTGCTATTCAAGAGCCTTTAGTTGATGTCGTTGATCGAAATCAAGTCGTTACGAATTCCTGTTTAATCAAAGAAATAGATATTCAAACTTGCACGAAGGAAGACATTCCTTTCAAGAGCCCATTTAATCTCCAAGTGAAGAGGAATGATTATATCCAG GCCCTGgtcacattttttaatattgagttTACTAAGTGTCACAAACGGACAGGATTTTCAACTGCTCCAGAAGCTCCTTACACGCATTGGAAGCAAACTGTTTTCTACCTTCAAGATTACATTACCTGTAAAAAAGGGGAAGAACTCTTCGGCGAATTCAGTATGCGTCCAAATGACAGAAACAAACGGGATATGGATTTTGAAGTCAATGTTGATTTCAAAGGTGAACTTTGCCAGGTTAAAGAAGCCAATACTTACAGGATGAGATAA
- the Art1 gene encoding protein arginine N-methyltransferase 1 isoform X1: MSVVTTEERMEHSDVCPKTEKKIEELSSEEMTSKDYYFDSYAHFGIHEEMLKDEVRTLTYRSSMWHNKHLFKDKIVLDVGCGTGILSMFAAKAGAKHVYGVDMSGIVEHAKEIVSANKLSEKITVIRGKVEEITLPVDKVDIIISEWMGYCLFYESMLDTVLYARDKWLDKSTGLMFPDRATLYVTAIEDRQYKDEKINWWDDVYGFDMSCIRQVAIQEPLVDVVDRNQVVTNSCLIKEIDIQTCTKEDIPFKSPFNLQVKRNDYIQVGALVTFFNIEFTKCHKRTGFSTAPEAPYTHWKQTVFYLQDYITCKKGEELFGEFSMRPNDRNKRDMDFEVNVDFKGELCQVKEANTYRMR; encoded by the exons ATGTCTGTG GTAACGACGGAAGAAAGGATGGAGCACTCTGATGTCTGTCCCAAAACAGAGAAGAAAATCGAGGAGTTAAGTTCCGAGGAAATGACTTCGAAGGATTACTACTTTGATTCTTATGCGCATTTTGGGATTCACGAAGAAATGTTGAAAGACGAAGTTCGAACCCTGACATACAGGAGCTCAATGTGGCACAACAAACACTTATTCAAA gataagattgtattagatgTGGGTTGTGGCACAGGGATCCTATCAATGTTTGCAGCAAAAGCTGGAGCCAAACATGTATATGGTGTAGATATGTCAGGAATTGTTGAACATGCCAAAGAAATTGTATCTGCTAACAAATTATCCGAGAAAATTACGGTTATTAGAGGTAAAGTTGAGGAAATAACACTTCCTGTGGACAAGGTTGATATCATCATTAGCGAATGGATGGGTTACTGTTTGTTCTACGAGTCTATGTTGGATACTGTTTTGTACGCTAG gGACAAATGGTTGGATAAGTCAACAGGCCTGATGTTCCCTGACAGAGCTACTCTTTATGTGACTGCTATTGAAGATCGCCAGTATAAGGACGAAAAAATTAACTGGTGGGATGATGTCTATGGCTTTGACATGTCTTGTATAAGACAAGTTGCTATTCAAGAGCCTTTAGTTGATGTCGTTGATCGAAATCAAGTCGTTACGAATTCCTGTTTAATCAAAGAAATAGATATTCAAACTTGCACGAAGGAAGACATTCCTTTCAAGAGCCCATTTAATCTCCAAGTGAAGAGGAATGATTATATCCAGGTTGGG GCCCTGgtcacattttttaatattgagttTACTAAGTGTCACAAACGGACAGGATTTTCAACTGCTCCAGAAGCTCCTTACACGCATTGGAAGCAAACTGTTTTCTACCTTCAAGATTACATTACCTGTAAAAAAGGGGAAGAACTCTTCGGCGAATTCAGTATGCGTCCAAATGACAGAAACAAACGGGATATGGATTTTGAAGTCAATGTTGATTTCAAAGGTGAACTTTGCCAGGTTAAAGAAGCCAATACTTACAGGATGAGATAA